A section of the Clostridium sp. TW13 genome encodes:
- a CDS encoding Ig-like domain-containing protein: MKKISYVTKKITTILILIMFFCTMGIDSMIAFAKSGSMYISAQTTDGTTVYSGPDSSAYVKVGSVDWHENVKVLGFDCGWFFIEYYVGNPSNNVRKRGFVPVSYISGSPVVPNMSYGPNPGYVGSGQTVYAGPDYNYSKVGSVDDNEGVRILTSENGFSYIEYETDSGLKRGYVKDSPTALGTLNIPNLSVNGVTYEKYGTSGRGRSLGAYKIGNGPKTIIMTFEVHGFEDAWRRDGEELVKIADRVINDLASYSNNNGGLNGWTAYIVRSVNPDGLCDGFTNNGPGRCTISDRVDINRSFPVDYTDYTTGRNNTGGRSLSVPEAKSLYDFIKGKNPDVVIDMHGWENGTLGNSEIGKYFDDQFGFGHNDHFQQGSVTDWAKTLKGGTTKSTLVELPWPQSSQDIANRKYAEKVSNATLNIINKDAPPARLVIDSPSDNQNVDSDFMISGWAVNQSGINELKIYMDGKYYTSLNVNVARPDIAKQYPQYKNVANCGYECKININSMSDGTHSIGVGAIGNDGVELNYHRTVIVKKKLEAKMDLELPSENQTFTNKVDIKGWALNQSGISKVQILVDGQEVGNATTGLSREDVKKDYPNYPNADKSGFIYSLDASNLKDGKHTIEASVIGNDGVVIKQSKTVNISQHPSRMNLDAPINNQTFTNTNKIDVGGWALNESGINKIQVLVDGQEVGNATIGLPRGDVKKAYPNYSNADKSGFIYSLDASNLKDGKHTIEVRVIGNDSIAISQTKTVNMSHYPARMNLDTPINNQTFTNTNKIDVGGWALNESGINKIQVLVDGQEVGNATTGLARADVKKVYSNYSSSDKSGFIYSMNASDLKEGQHTVQVRVIGNDGAVTTQSKMVNISQNPPRINVDSPVNGQVLNDNIDIRGWALNSSGVKNIVINIDGQDIADAINLGETKVTVGKSRKDVCNVFPNYKNSNSGFEYIMPISTLSNGTHKIKVTAIGNDNTFIEQIKTITVSK, encoded by the coding sequence ATGAAGAAAATAAGTTATGTTACTAAAAAGATTACAACAATATTAATTTTAATTATGTTTTTCTGTACTATGGGTATAGATTCAATGATTGCTTTTGCAAAAAGTGGAAGTATGTATATTTCTGCTCAAACTACAGATGGAACAACAGTATATTCAGGACCTGATTCAAGTGCCTATGTAAAAGTAGGAAGTGTTGATTGGCATGAAAATGTTAAAGTATTAGGATTTGATTGCGGATGGTTTTTTATTGAGTACTATGTAGGAAATCCATCAAATAATGTACGTAAGAGGGGATTTGTTCCAGTATCCTACATATCAGGGTCTCCAGTTGTGCCTAATATGTCATATGGACCTAATCCAGGATATGTAGGAAGTGGACAAACTGTTTATGCAGGTCCTGATTATAATTATTCTAAAGTTGGAAGTGTAGATGATAATGAGGGCGTAAGAATACTAACTAGTGAAAATGGGTTTTCATATATAGAGTATGAAACAGACTCAGGTCTTAAAAGAGGATATGTAAAAGATTCACCAACAGCATTAGGTACATTAAATATACCTAACTTATCTGTTAATGGTGTGACTTATGAGAAGTATGGCACAAGTGGAAGAGGAAGAAGTTTAGGAGCTTATAAAATAGGAAATGGTCCTAAAACAATTATAATGACATTTGAAGTTCATGGATTCGAGGATGCATGGAGAAGAGATGGAGAAGAACTTGTAAAAATAGCAGACAGAGTAATTAATGATTTGGCTAGTTATTCCAATAATAATGGTGGATTAAATGGATGGACAGCATACATTGTAAGAAGTGTAAATCCAGATGGACTTTGTGATGGATTTACTAATAATGGACCGGGAAGATGTACTATAAGTGATAGGGTTGATATAAATAGATCATTCCCTGTTGATTATACAGACTATACTACTGGTAGAAATAATACAGGTGGAAGAAGTTTGTCAGTACCAGAAGCTAAAAGTTTATATGATTTTATTAAAGGGAAAAATCCTGATGTAGTAATAGATATGCATGGATGGGAAAATGGTACTTTAGGAAATTCAGAAATAGGAAAGTATTTTGATGATCAATTTGGTTTTGGACACAATGATCATTTTCAACAAGGTTCAGTTACAGATTGGGCAAAAACATTAAAAGGAGGCACTACAAAATCTACATTAGTAGAATTACCATGGCCTCAAAGTTCTCAAGATATTGCTAATAGAAAATATGCTGAAAAAGTTTCTAATGCAACATTAAACATAATAAATAAAGATGCACCACCAGCTAGATTAGTTATAGATTCTCCAAGTGATAATCAAAATGTAGATAGTGATTTTATGATAAGTGGTTGGGCAGTAAATCAATCAGGCATAAATGAATTAAAAATATACATGGATGGTAAATATTACACATCCTTAAATGTGAATGTAGCAAGACCAGATATAGCAAAACAATATCCACAATATAAGAATGTAGCTAATTGTGGATATGAATGTAAAATAAATATAAATTCCATGTCTGATGGCACTCATTCAATAGGAGTAGGTGCAATAGGAAATGATGGAGTAGAATTAAATTATCATAGAACAGTAATAGTAAAAAAGAAGTTAGAAGCTAAGATGGATTTAGAGTTGCCTTCTGAGAATCAAACATTTACTAATAAGGTAGACATAAAAGGTTGGGCATTAAATCAATCAGGAATAAGTAAAGTACAAATATTAGTTGATGGACAAGAAGTAGGAAATGCAACAACTGGTTTAAGTAGAGAAGATGTGAAGAAAGATTACCCTAACTATCCTAATGCTGATAAGAGTGGTTTTATTTACAGTTTAGATGCTAGTAATTTAAAAGACGGAAAGCATACAATTGAAGCAAGCGTTATAGGTAATGATGGTGTTGTAATAAAACAAAGTAAGACAGTAAATATTTCTCAACATCCATCTAGAATGAATTTGGATGCACCTATCAATAATCAAACATTTACAAATACAAATAAGATAGATGTTGGAGGATGGGCATTAAATGAATCAGGAATAAATAAAATACAAGTGCTAGTTGATGGACAAGAAGTAGGTAATGCAACAATTGGCTTACCTAGAGGAGATGTGAAGAAAGCATATCCTAACTATTCAAATGCTGATAAGAGTGGTTTTATCTATAGTTTAGATGCTAGTAATTTAAAAGACGGAAAGCATACAATTGAAGTAAGAGTTATAGGAAATGATAGCATAGCAATAAGTCAAACTAAAACAGTAAATATGTCTCATTATCCAGCTAGAATGAATTTGGATACACCTATCAATAATCAAACATTTACAAATACAAATAAGATAGATGTAGGAGGATGGGCATTAAATGAATCAGGAATAAATAAAATACAAGTATTAGTTGATGGACAAGAAGTAGGTAACGCAACAACTGGATTAGCTAGAGCAGATGTGAAGAAAGTCTATTCTAACTATTCAAGTTCCGATAAGAGCGGTTTTATTTACAGTATGAATGCTAGTGATTTAAAAGAAGGACAACATACTGTTCAAGTAAGGGTTATAGGGAATGATGGTGCTGTAACTACTCAAAGTAAGATGGTAAATATTTCTCAAAACCCACCTAGAATAAATGTAGATTCTCCAGTTAATGGACAAGTATTAAATGATAATATTGATATAAGAGGATGGGCACTTAATTCATCCGGAGTAAAAAATATAGTAATAAACATTGATGGACAAGATATTGCAGACGCAATAAATTTAGGAGAAACAAAAGTAACAGTAGGAAAGAGTAGAAAAGATGTATGTAATGTATTTCCTAATTATAAAAATAGTAATAGTGGTTTTGAGTATATCATGCCAATAAGTACGCTTTCAAATGGAACACATAAAATAAAAGTAACAGCTATAGGAAATGATAATACTTTCATAGAGCAAATTAAGACTATTACTGTAAGTAAGTAG
- a CDS encoding GNAT family N-acetyltransferase, whose translation MRIVETHPNASETTLLLNELSEELESITGNSGKSSFNENDVYVPRSLFVVAYSGADEPIGCGAIRPISEDIAEVKRVFARVKGRNVGTEVLNYLETQAKKMGYSTLWLETRLINKRAVIFYENRGYHRIPNYGKYENRAEAICFEKNLDE comes from the coding sequence ATGCGAATTGTAGAAACGCATCCAAACGCTTCAGAGACTACTTTATTATTAAATGAATTATCAGAGGAATTGGAATCAATAACAGGTAATAGCGGCAAGAGTTCGTTTAATGAAAATGATGTATATGTTCCGCGTTCTTTATTTGTTGTAGCATATAGTGGGGCTGATGAACCCATTGGATGTGGAGCTATACGACCAATTAGTGAAGACATTGCTGAAGTTAAGCGAGTGTTTGCTAGAGTAAAAGGGAGAAATGTAGGAACTGAAGTTTTAAATTATTTAGAGACACAGGCAAAAAAGATGGGGTATTCTACTCTTTGGCTTGAAACAAGACTAATAAATAAACGAGCAGTGATATTTTATGAGAATAGAGGATATCATCGTATCCCTAACTATGGTAAGTATGAAAATAGAGCTGAGGCAATTTGCTTTGAAAAGAATCTAGATGAATAG
- the motA gene encoding flagellar motor stator protein MotA: MDIFLIAGIIAGFAAVLLGMVLKGANIALLFSGEALLIIFGGTIAATANSFPKKEFLNIPKIFGVLFKERTDIDPIAIINKIVEMSQATRKNGILALEGDIQQMENKFMKKGFEMVVDGMDPEYIREVLDTEIESMEERHRVGASVFTTAGSSAPTLGVLGAVVGLIGALGDLKDTDKLGESIAGAFVATLFGIFVGYVFCHPAASRLKRKSAEEIKTMYIIVEGVLAIQEGKNSKAIQMKLAGMLDPKQREALEAAVGNAEGSK; the protein is encoded by the coding sequence ATGGATATTTTCTTAATTGCAGGTATAATTGCAGGGTTTGCTGCAGTACTTTTAGGAATGGTTCTTAAAGGTGCTAACATTGCACTATTATTCAGTGGAGAAGCACTGCTTATAATCTTCGGTGGTACAATTGCAGCAACTGCAAACTCATTTCCAAAGAAGGAATTTCTTAATATTCCTAAGATTTTTGGAGTGTTATTCAAAGAAAGAACAGATATTGATCCAATTGCTATTATTAACAAGATAGTTGAAATGTCTCAAGCAACTAGAAAGAATGGTATATTAGCATTAGAAGGCGACATCCAACAGATGGAAAATAAGTTTATGAAAAAAGGCTTTGAGATGGTAGTGGATGGTATGGATCCAGAATACATAAGGGAAGTATTAGATACTGAAATTGAAAGTATGGAAGAAAGACATAGAGTAGGAGCTTCAGTTTTTACAACTGCAGGTAGTTCTGCACCTACATTAGGGGTTCTAGGAGCTGTTGTTGGATTAATTGGTGCCCTTGGAGATTTGAAAGATACTGACAAGCTAGGAGAGTCTATAGCAGGAGCCTTCGTTGCAACACTTTTTGGTATATTCGTAGGATACGTTTTTTGCCATCCTGCTGCATCTAGATTAAAGAGAAAATCTGCTGAAGAAATAAAGACAATGTACATCATTGTTGAAGGTGTATTAGCTATACAAGAAGGTAAAAACTCAAAAGCTATACAAATGAAGTTAGCTGGTATGTTGGATCCAAAACAAAGAGAAGCTTTAGAAGCAGCAGTAGGAAATGCAGAAGGTAGCAAATAA
- a CDS encoding flagellar motor protein MotB — MGKKKKHHDEHVDEAWLLPYSDLLTLLLALFIVMFAMGQTDKAKLEQVSKSFQTIFAGGSGVTTQSGNAIVSNENAGSSSKMSNAQIETDKMESVKKQLEKEIQDKGYSDKVNVQLDKEGLEISIQSTVLFNSGDATIVNGVTPMLNDVSKMLLNLNNNVRIAGHTDNIPISNAKFRSNWDLSAMRAVNVLNFMVNAGMNPNKISTQAYGEYQPKYDNATEEGRAKNRRVEIFVIRNFPATTAEDKNTGSTN; from the coding sequence ATGGGCAAGAAAAAAAAACATCATGACGAGCATGTAGATGAAGCATGGCTTCTTCCTTACTCAGACCTTCTAACATTATTATTAGCATTGTTTATAGTTATGTTTGCTATGGGACAAACTGATAAAGCAAAACTTGAACAAGTAAGTAAGTCTTTTCAAACTATTTTTGCTGGTGGCAGTGGAGTAACAACTCAGAGTGGAAATGCAATAGTTTCTAATGAAAATGCAGGTTCTTCATCAAAAATGTCAAATGCACAAATTGAAACAGATAAGATGGAAAGTGTAAAGAAACAACTTGAAAAAGAGATTCAGGATAAAGGTTATTCAGATAAGGTTAATGTTCAGCTTGATAAAGAAGGATTAGAGATATCAATACAATCCACAGTACTTTTTAATTCTGGTGATGCAACTATAGTTAATGGTGTGACACCAATGCTTAATGATGTTTCTAAGATGCTTTTAAATTTAAACAACAATGTACGAATAGCAGGACATACAGACAATATACCTATAAGTAATGCTAAGTTTCGTTCAAACTGGGATTTAAGTGCTATGCGTGCAGTAAATGTTTTGAACTTTATGGTTAATGCAGGAATGAATCCAAATAAGATATCAACACAAGCGTATGGAGAATATCAACCTAAGTATGATAACGCTACTGAAGAGGGAAGAGCTAAAAATAGAAGAGTTGAGATTTTTGTAATTCGTAACTTCCCAGCTACTACAGCAGAAGATAAAAATACAGGTTCAACAAATTAA
- a CDS encoding GNAT family N-acetyltransferase gives MDYSKYYCNYLNINTELLNKGSFIFESDQRNKPICFYYYHLVIVSSFNGIAVVSIAPHFDKVFSEYNIKNRELRDVELLTNMFSSELDDFNVRNMYRMGLVSDKYKQINTARVIQLKSGHKDVYFNTIASISDASIKEHKWNLRKEQIDQGRVFVIIEDEIIISQAVISDINFNGGNIHVWTSEEHSGKGYGKSVTAAAAQWCVDNGILPVYLVDKSNNPSLSIAKSVGFEVLFDEVVLSQKIK, from the coding sequence ATGGACTATTCAAAGTATTATTGTAACTATTTAAATATAAATACTGAATTACTCAACAAAGGAAGTTTTATTTTTGAATCTGATCAAAGAAATAAGCCTATCTGCTTCTATTATTACCATTTAGTAATTGTATCAAGTTTTAATGGAATAGCAGTTGTTTCAATAGCTCCACATTTTGATAAGGTTTTCAGTGAGTATAATATTAAAAATAGAGAATTAAGAGACGTTGAGTTGTTAACAAATATGTTTAGCAGTGAATTAGATGATTTTAATGTAAGAAATATGTATAGAATGGGCTTAGTTTCAGATAAATATAAACAAATTAATACAGCAAGGGTTATACAATTAAAATCTGGTCATAAAGATGTATATTTCAATACAATAGCATCTATAAGTGATGCTTCTATTAAGGAACATAAGTGGAATTTAAGAAAAGAGCAAATAGACCAAGGAAGGGTATTTGTCATAATAGAAGATGAAATAATAATATCTCAAGCAGTTATATCTGATATTAATTTTAATGGAGGAAATATTCATGTCTGGACATCTGAAGAGCATTCAGGAAAAGGTTATGGAAAATCAGTTACAGCTGCAGCTGCACAATGGTGTGTGGACAATGGCATTTTACCAGTTTATTTGGTGGATAAAAGTAACAATCCATCTTTAAGTATAGCAAAAAGTGTAGGATTTGAAGTTCTATTTGATGAAGTGGTATTGTCTCAAAAAATAAAATGA
- a CDS encoding DMT family transporter gives MDKIKFYTKRKNIVVLAILCCALWGSAYPAIKIGYSLFKIASNDIGSKLVFAGYRFALAGIFVLLMQLVTGKSILNFSIKDFGQITLLGTMQTTLQYIFFYIGLSYTTGVRGSIINGTGTFFSILLAHFIYKNDKLNTNKVIGCIIGFLGVIIVNLNGQSLGGKFTFNGEGFIMISAFLFAVSAIYGKTITQKKDASTVTGLQLFIGGIFLTVLGFLLGGSMHGFSVKSTVLLIYMALLSSISFAIWTQLLKYNKVGLISIFNFMIPVFGSVLSALFLGENIFDIKIFIALIFVCYGIYLVYRVKE, from the coding sequence ATGGACAAAATTAAATTTTATACTAAAAGAAAAAATATTGTGGTATTAGCGATATTGTGCTGTGCCTTATGGGGAAGTGCTTATCCAGCCATAAAAATAGGGTATTCATTATTTAAAATAGCAAGTAATGACATAGGAAGTAAGTTAGTTTTTGCAGGGTATAGATTTGCATTAGCAGGGATATTCGTTCTTCTAATGCAGTTGGTAACAGGGAAGAGTATATTGAATTTTTCAATAAAAGATTTTGGTCAAATTACATTATTAGGAACAATGCAAACTACACTACAGTATATATTTTTTTATATAGGATTATCTTACACAACAGGTGTGAGAGGCTCAATAATTAATGGAACAGGAACTTTCTTCAGTATATTGCTAGCACATTTTATTTATAAAAATGATAAACTTAATACTAATAAAGTTATAGGTTGTATTATAGGTTTTTTAGGTGTAATTATAGTTAATTTAAATGGACAATCATTAGGAGGCAAGTTCACATTTAATGGTGAAGGTTTCATAATGATTTCAGCATTTCTATTTGCAGTCTCCGCTATATATGGCAAGACTATTACTCAAAAGAAGGATGCATCTACAGTTACAGGGTTACAATTATTTATTGGAGGTATTTTTTTAACTGTTTTAGGATTTTTATTGGGTGGAAGCATGCATGGATTTTCAGTAAAATCCACAGTACTTTTAATTTACATGGCGTTATTATCTTCAATTTCTTTTGCAATATGGACTCAATTGTTAAAGTATAATAAAGTTGGATTAATATCTATTTTCAATTTTATGATACCTGTATTTGGATCTGTATTATCAGCGTTATTTCTTGGAGAAAATATATTTGATATAAAGATTTTTATAGCATTGATATTTGTGTGTTATGGAATTTATCTGGTATATAGGGTGAAAGAGTAA
- a CDS encoding class I SAM-dependent methyltransferase: MNKTKQIKNIWDKVAHNFGEVGPRYWNEFGGRLVELSNINNGAKVLDIGMGRGASLFPAVDKIGENGLIVGIDYSEEMVKATQKDILLKGIKNAEVRRMNAQSLEFEENSFDNIICGFAIGILLFGEEKLNGVKRILKNGGQAAFSVWGVQEDQKWLTEIINSYLPCNNNTGKSNAPKFETIKDIQNILEQFDFKDIRVYEESNYVMYKSKEEWWQHMCTNAVRGIFDCIEELGKEQFNKFKMDVFKGLNKFNKGDGFYFKMPVIYAFGNK, encoded by the coding sequence ATGAATAAAACTAAACAAATTAAGAACATATGGGACAAGGTAGCTCATAATTTTGGAGAAGTTGGTCCAAGGTATTGGAATGAATTTGGAGGCAGACTAGTTGAACTTTCAAATATAAATAATGGCGCAAAAGTATTAGACATAGGTATGGGAAGGGGTGCTTCATTGTTCCCTGCAGTAGATAAGATTGGTGAAAATGGTTTAATTGTTGGAATAGATTATTCAGAAGAAATGGTAAAAGCAACTCAAAAGGATATATTGCTAAAGGGCATTAAAAATGCTGAAGTAAGAAGGATGAATGCACAAAGTTTAGAGTTTGAAGAGAACAGCTTTGATAATATAATTTGTGGATTTGCTATTGGAATTCTGTTATTTGGTGAAGAAAAGTTAAATGGGGTAAAACGAATACTAAAGAATGGTGGACAAGCTGCCTTTAGCGTGTGGGGAGTACAAGAAGATCAAAAGTGGTTAACAGAAATCATAAACTCCTATTTACCCTGCAACAATAATACAGGAAAATCGAATGCGCCAAAGTTTGAAACTATAAAGGATATCCAAAATATATTAGAACAGTTCGATTTCAAAGATATTAGAGTTTATGAAGAAAGTAATTATGTTATGTATAAGAGTAAGGAAGAATGGTGGCAGCATATGTGCACTAATGCAGTTAGAGGTATATTTGATTGTATAGAAGAGTTAGGAAAGGAACAATTTAATAAGTTCAAAATGGATGTTTTTAAAGGACTTAATAAATTTAATAAGGGTGATGGATTTTACTTTAAGATGCCAGTGATATATGCATTTGGAAATAAGTAA
- a CDS encoding NADPH-dependent oxidoreductase has protein sequence MNEVIKTLTNHRSIRNYKSTPVSKEDLSLIIKASQAAPSSIHGQQVTIISVEDKEKKKKLSELVGNQTYVDQAPLFLIFCADFYRAKIAADIVGEDMVLAESEEGKLVGAVDVGLAMGNAIAAAESLGLGIVPIGGIRKDAEAVAELLELPKYVFPMVGLVVGHPEDISNLKPRFPEEVIHHKEKYNTDLKSEIEEYDQVLKNHMINVTNGVYDQTWSETIGGTYKSVYYPKVKQALEKQGFTGTK, from the coding sequence ATGAATGAAGTCATTAAAACATTAACAAATCATAGATCTATTCGTAATTATAAATCTACACCCGTGTCAAAAGAAGATTTATCATTAATCATCAAAGCGAGTCAAGCAGCCCCTTCTTCTATACATGGGCAACAAGTTACAATCATAAGCGTAGAAGATAAAGAAAAAAAGAAAAAGCTTTCTGAGCTAGTAGGAAATCAAACTTACGTAGATCAAGCTCCATTATTTCTTATATTCTGTGCAGATTTTTATAGAGCAAAAATTGCAGCTGATATTGTAGGAGAAGATATGGTTCTTGCAGAAAGTGAAGAAGGAAAATTAGTAGGTGCTGTTGATGTAGGTCTTGCAATGGGAAATGCAATTGCTGCTGCAGAATCTTTAGGCTTAGGAATAGTTCCTATCGGTGGAATTAGAAAGGATGCTGAAGCAGTAGCAGAACTTTTAGAACTTCCTAAGTATGTATTTCCTATGGTTGGCTTAGTTGTCGGTCATCCTGAAGACATTTCTAATTTAAAACCTCGTTTTCCTGAAGAAGTTATACATCACAAAGAAAAATATAATACAGATCTAAAATCTGAAATAGAAGAGTATGATCAAGTACTAAAAAATCATATGATAAATGTAACTAATGGAGTGTATGATCAAACTTGGAGTGAAACTATAGGTGGAACATATAAGAGTGTTTATTATCCAAAAGTAAAGCAGGCCTTAGAAAAACAAGGTTTTACAGGTACAAAATAA
- a CDS encoding HD domain-containing phosphohydrolase produces the protein MKIIKIKYKAIVITVLSVIPLIGVTDIIFEHSYSGYVNNRKLEETKKSFDAVSDVITKEQNSVTRTVEDWAKWTDTYEFITNSDKKYIASNLQDDTLKNLDLQAMIFINKSGKIVYAKEDKEKKISKDIINSVHIENIKKNRVGLMVQNGNLYVVGISTVTPSDNQNISNGFLIIIKHLDISTFNILKRLVNVEADIEEASKFNISSYDKLVENIRYKQDKESIEAVKVLKNINGDDVIAVKLINFGDKKAVNEYFILFNIHFIILLIAIIAIDFIVLNKYSLKRLKKLNDFIEEIIVSKDITRTISLPGKDEYAMFAALTNRMLKELNLAYKGMREQNERFMMLMEATNDGVLDYSVKEDRVYISNELKQLIGFNSEKNYVSEREYVSRVHLECAERLREHYHNIINGNSEYFNAEYRMIDQLGNITWVLHRGKIVGKDENGKPLRIISTLVNITDRKKYEEETLFLSYSDKLTGLRNRSYMEKQFQALDSSPKSQYYIVMCDVNGLKVVNDTFGHKEGDHLLCTIANILTESCEQDDIISRLGGDEFIILIEDKDEEYVKNLQDKIKIKCDSLFGYKYKVSMAIGYASKTEEISETELVMGLADLRMYRNKLTEEESTRSATIESLLNTLHEKHSETEEHTVRIKELSIQLGEKLGLNQEKLDELKLLSLLHDIGKVGIPENILMKPGKLTVEEWAIMKTHTQIGYRIAKSSSDFSHIANEILAHHERYDGTGYPNGLKGEEIPLLSRIINVVDSFDVMTNKRAYKEAFNLEYAFKELNECSGTQFDPYIVKEFIDILQENIR, from the coding sequence GTGAAAATTATAAAAATAAAATATAAGGCAATTGTTATAACTGTATTAAGTGTAATTCCGCTTATAGGAGTTACAGATATTATTTTTGAACATTCTTATTCTGGATATGTAAATAATAGAAAGCTTGAAGAAACAAAGAAAAGTTTTGATGCAGTAAGTGATGTTATTACTAAAGAACAGAATAGTGTAACTAGAACTGTTGAAGATTGGGCTAAATGGACAGATACATATGAATTTATAACGAACAGTGATAAAAAGTATATTGCTTCAAATTTACAGGATGACACATTAAAAAACTTGGATTTGCAAGCAATGATTTTTATAAACAAAAGTGGAAAGATAGTATATGCAAAAGAGGATAAAGAGAAAAAGATATCTAAAGATATAATTAATAGTGTACATATTGAAAACATAAAAAAGAATAGAGTAGGTCTAATGGTGCAAAATGGTAATTTGTATGTTGTTGGAATATCAACTGTAACGCCATCAGATAATCAAAACATTAGTAATGGTTTTTTAATTATTATAAAACATTTAGACATAAGCACATTCAATATCTTGAAAAGGTTGGTTAATGTAGAAGCTGATATTGAAGAAGCAAGTAAATTTAATATATCGAGTTATGATAAGTTAGTTGAAAATATAAGATATAAACAAGATAAAGAATCTATAGAAGCTGTAAAAGTGCTAAAGAACATTAATGGAGATGATGTCATTGCTGTAAAATTAATTAATTTTGGAGATAAGAAAGCAGTAAATGAATATTTTATTCTTTTTAACATACATTTTATAATTTTACTCATAGCTATCATAGCTATAGATTTTATAGTTTTAAACAAGTATAGCTTAAAAAGATTAAAAAAACTTAATGATTTTATCGAAGAGATTATAGTAAGTAAGGATATTACAAGAACGATTTCCTTACCCGGAAAAGATGAATATGCAATGTTTGCAGCATTAACTAATAGAATGTTAAAAGAGCTTAATTTAGCTTATAAAGGAATGAGAGAACAAAATGAAAGATTTATGATGCTTATGGAGGCTACTAATGATGGAGTTTTGGATTATTCAGTTAAAGAAGATAGGGTGTATATAAGTAATGAATTAAAACAATTAATTGGATTTAATAGTGAAAAGAATTATGTTTCAGAGAGGGAATATGTATCTAGAGTGCATTTAGAATGTGCAGAGCGTTTAAGAGAACATTATCATAATATTATTAATGGAAACTCTGAGTATTTTAATGCAGAATACAGAATGATAGATCAGTTAGGAAATATAACATGGGTTTTACATAGAGGAAAGATTGTAGGAAAGGATGAAAACGGAAAGCCATTAAGAATTATAAGTACTTTGGTAAATATAACAGATAGAAAAAAATATGAAGAGGAAACGTTATTTTTAAGCTATTCAGATAAGCTTACTGGATTAAGGAACAGGTCCTATATGGAGAAACAATTTCAAGCTTTAGACTCAAGTCCTAAATCCCAGTACTATATTGTTATGTGTGATGTTAATGGATTAAAAGTTGTTAATGATACCTTCGGTCATAAGGAAGGAGATCATTTGCTGTGTACAATTGCTAACATATTAACAGAAAGTTGTGAACAAGATGATATAATATCTCGCTTGGGTGGGGATGAATTTATTATTTTAATAGAAGATAAAGATGAGGAATATGTAAAAAATCTGCAAGACAAGATAAAAATAAAATGTGATAGCTTGTTTGGATACAAGTACAAAGTTAGTATGGCTATAGGATATGCAAGTAAGACAGAGGAAATTAGCGAGACTGAATTAGTAATGGGATTAGCAGATTTGAGAATGTATCGTAATAAGCTTACAGAAGAAGAGAGTACTAGAAGTGCAACTATAGAATCTTTACTAAATACTCTCCATGAGAAGCATAGCGAGACAGAAGAACATACTGTTAGGATAAAGGAATTAAGTATTCAACTAGGAGAGAAGCTAGGATTAAATCAAGAAAAGTTAGATGAATTAAAATTATTGTCATTACTTCATGATATAGGTAAAGTAGGAATACCAGAAAATATTCTTATGAAGCCAGGCAAGCTTACAGTGGAGGAATGGGCTATAATGAAAACACATACTCAAATTGGATATAGAATTGCAAAATCAAGCTCTGATTTTTCACACATCGCAAACGAAATACTAGCTCATCATGAGAGATATGATGGTACTGGATATCCAAATGGTCTTAAGGGAGAAGAGATTCCGTTATTATCAAGAATAATAAATGTAGTAGATTCTTTTGATGTAATGACTAATAAGAGAGCTTATAAGGAGGCTTTTAATTTAGAATATGCCTTTAAAGAATTGAATGAATGTTCAGGGACACAGTTTGATCCATATATTGTTAAAGAGTTTATTGATATTTTGCAAGAAAATATACGTTAG